A genomic window from Polaribacter gangjinensis includes:
- a CDS encoding ShlB/FhaC/HecB family hemolysin secretion/activation protein, translating to MEGFSQEYSLELISKKKQEQIILDKINYQKKSKNSTSINSEIEKIANVLKNLGYFTNTLDSIKNIDKKYFAFFSLNELIEKAIIKVDSIESSIIKNIKIENNSFETPIKNLESILVSISESLDNQGKSFSKVQLKNIQIKNKTLFADLEINPSKKRTIQRINIKGYENFPPSFLKYYFRIKPSTIFNQKKMEEISINSKNLPFINEIKPPEVLFTKDSTQLFIYLSKRENNSIDGIINFASKENGGVLFNGMLDVRFQNIINTGERFEIFWNSIAEERQELKITKEIPYIINSILSPEIAFSIYKQDSTFLNTNFKANLKFNLDHFYKLGIQYESESSENLAQLVENNIKTFSNNFYGIYFSYTKPRNDVFYFNKFQFEISPAFGKRKSTNDISNQFKIKSSISYIWDLNLRNSLFIKNETGYLNSDSYLTNELFRIGGANSIRGFNEQSIFSERYTFFNIEYRILTNPTSYLYTITDFGQFSSINQQKNVLGLGIGYLFNTGNSQINLNASVGKNDSNTIDFKEVKLIINWKNYF from the coding sequence TTGGAGGGATTTTCTCAAGAATACTCTTTAGAATTGATTTCAAAAAAAAAACAAGAACAAATTATTTTAGATAAAATTAATTATCAAAAGAAATCAAAAAACAGTACTTCAATAAATTCGGAAATTGAGAAAATTGCGAATGTTTTAAAAAATTTGGGGTATTTCACAAATACTCTAGATAGCATCAAAAATATTGACAAAAAATATTTTGCCTTTTTTTCTTTAAACGAACTTATAGAAAAAGCAATCATTAAGGTTGATTCAATTGAAAGCAGTATTATTAAAAACATCAAAATTGAAAATAATTCTTTTGAAACTCCTATCAAAAATTTAGAATCAATTTTAGTTTCCATTTCTGAATCTTTAGACAATCAAGGAAAATCCTTTTCGAAAGTTCAATTGAAAAACATCCAAATTAAAAACAAGACTCTTTTTGCTGATTTAGAAATTAATCCTTCCAAAAAAAGAACTATCCAAAGAATTAATATTAAAGGATACGAAAATTTTCCACCCTCATTTTTGAAGTATTACTTTAGGATTAAACCGTCAACCATTTTTAATCAGAAAAAAATGGAAGAAATCTCAATTAATAGCAAAAATTTACCTTTTATCAACGAAATAAAACCTCCTGAAGTCTTGTTTACAAAAGATTCCACACAACTTTTTATATACTTATCAAAAAGAGAAAATAATAGTATAGACGGAATTATAAATTTCGCATCTAAGGAAAATGGTGGTGTTTTATTTAATGGAATGTTGGATGTGCGTTTTCAAAACATTATTAATACAGGCGAACGATTTGAAATTTTTTGGAATAGTATTGCTGAAGAACGACAAGAACTAAAAATTACCAAAGAAATACCTTACATTATCAATTCGATTTTAAGTCCTGAAATTGCATTTTCAATTTACAAACAAGATTCTACATTTTTAAACACGAATTTTAAAGCAAATTTAAAATTCAACCTCGATCATTTTTATAAATTAGGGATTCAGTATGAATCTGAGTCATCAGAAAATTTAGCGCAATTAGTTGAAAATAATATAAAAACATTCTCAAATAATTTTTATGGAATATATTTTTCGTACACAAAACCAAGAAATGATGTTTTTTATTTTAATAAATTTCAATTTGAGATTAGTCCCGCATTCGGAAAAAGAAAATCAACAAATGATATTTCAAATCAATTTAAAATAAAATCAAGCATCTCTTACATTTGGGATTTAAATCTAAGAAACAGTCTTTTTATCAAAAATGAAACAGGATATTTAAATTCCGATTCTTATTTGACCAATGAGCTTTTTAGAATTGGTGGTGCAAATTCAATTCGAGGTTTTAACGAACAAAGCATTTTCTCAGAAAGGTACACTTTTTTCAATATTGAGTATAGAATTTTAACAAATCCGACTTCTTATTTGTATACGATTACTGATTTTGGTCAATTTTCATCAATTAATCAACAAAAAAATGTTTTAGGCTTAGGAATTGGATATCTTTTTAACACTGGAAATTCACAAATAAATTTAAATGCGTCAGTGGGAAAAAATGATAGTAATACTATTGATTTTAAGGAAGTTAAACTAATTATTAACTGGAAAAATTACTTTTAA
- a CDS encoding SusC/RagA family TonB-linked outer membrane protein: MKTKLKGILTLLLALVVQVSFAQEKTVSGTVSDSSGNLPGVSVLIKGTKTGTETDFNGKYTIKAKVGDILSFSYVGYKTSDKKVGASNTIDVVLVEDAGLLDEIVITSLGIKRDKKALGFSQQSVKPENLVRTRETDLNNALAGRVSGVQAVGAPSAGFGNSGIRLRGQSISLYIVDNVKVNSISDINTDDIADLTVLKGAAATALYGPEAFSGIIIITTKSAKQGQSTITLNHSTAMENVYLLPDYQNEYGGGYSQEFNTFNFNPAQHPASWAAFDGQSMVEYYADESWGPKMNGQMVRHWDSWIQGDPEFGKLRPFSPNPNNVKNFFDTGVVNNTTVDFTKGGEGYNIKGGIVNIDRTSVMPNSFRRQVQAYTNIRFNITDKLEAYANINYQDRRTRNFPDNGYGNVASNFNQWWQRQLDMDRVRNYNRNGSFVSWNINGPTDTRPLYWDSPFFETNENLNFQTKNATYGRMGLNYTVNDNLNGYIELRKTYSSYTSNDRTAFGGLNLPSYSESDSFDYRDEVFGIMNYSKDLSEDLDFNASAGFELITLGGETLNGSTVGGLTTLNFYSLSTSVDRPTVTNSQYKQKSQGVFSKVSFGYKDMLFVDGSARFDWGSTANPNDNRVETYGGSVSFIFSKLIPQNDIISFGKLRASAASGPFLPARYVLSPTFDIGTPYGSSGTLSSQGTFANPQLSGGQRQDFEFGTELKLFNNKVDLDVTYFSRKDKNLPSRVSLDGSTGFTQTFLNSGQQTSSGIEIGVNFSPIKSEDFEWNVYSNFSTLKRKVDAIADGVDVNVLSESWRGIQLQERVGEEWGAIYGRAFRRDADGNMILSSTGNPLYDTNQYLGNVLPDFTGGLSNNIRYKNFNLGFDIDFQSGGKVFSVTRMFNNYSGLGIETVGLNNLGNPVRDAVADGGGVLIEGVDATTGLPASYNVEAQTYWGRLFALHERWLYDASYVKLRTVRLDYDLPAKLLEKTPFKKLNLGVFANNVWLIHSAIPGLDPSEIETANGVNWTEGGQLPNVRTIGINVRMTF; encoded by the coding sequence ATGAAAACAAAGTTAAAAGGAATTTTAACGCTATTATTGGCGTTGGTTGTGCAAGTCTCATTTGCACAAGAAAAAACAGTTTCTGGAACTGTTTCCGATAGCTCTGGGAATTTACCTGGGGTAAGTGTTCTTATAAAAGGAACCAAAACCGGAACAGAAACTGATTTTAATGGAAAGTACACAATTAAAGCAAAAGTGGGTGACATCTTGAGTTTTAGTTATGTAGGCTACAAAACTTCTGATAAAAAAGTTGGAGCTTCAAATACTATTGATGTAGTATTGGTAGAAGATGCTGGATTATTAGATGAAATTGTAATCACTTCACTAGGTATTAAAAGAGATAAAAAAGCTCTTGGTTTTTCTCAACAATCAGTTAAACCAGAAAATTTAGTAAGAACAAGAGAAACTGACTTAAACAACGCTTTAGCTGGTAGAGTTTCTGGGGTACAAGCAGTTGGAGCTCCTTCTGCAGGTTTTGGTAATTCTGGGATTCGTTTAAGAGGTCAAAGTATTTCACTTTATATCGTTGATAACGTAAAAGTAAATAGTATCTCAGACATCAACACTGATGATATTGCTGATTTAACAGTACTTAAAGGAGCAGCTGCAACAGCATTATATGGTCCTGAGGCATTTAGTGGTATCATTATCATTACTACTAAATCAGCCAAACAAGGGCAGTCTACAATTACATTAAATCACAGTACAGCAATGGAAAATGTGTATTTATTGCCAGATTATCAAAATGAATATGGTGGTGGATATTCACAAGAATTTAATACATTCAACTTCAATCCAGCACAACACCCAGCTTCATGGGCTGCTTTTGACGGACAATCTATGGTTGAGTATTATGCAGATGAAAGCTGGGGACCAAAAATGAATGGTCAAATGGTTCGTCATTGGGATTCTTGGATTCAAGGTGATCCTGAGTTTGGAAAATTAAGACCATTTTCTCCAAATCCAAATAACGTAAAAAACTTTTTTGATACAGGTGTTGTAAACAATACTACAGTAGATTTCACAAAAGGTGGAGAAGGCTATAACATTAAAGGTGGTATCGTAAATATTGATAGAACTAGTGTTATGCCAAACTCATTCAGAAGACAAGTACAAGCTTATACTAACATTCGTTTTAATATCACTGATAAATTAGAAGCTTATGCTAATATCAACTATCAAGATCGTAGAACTAGAAACTTTCCAGACAATGGATATGGAAACGTAGCTTCTAACTTTAATCAATGGTGGCAACGTCAATTAGACATGGACAGAGTAAGAAACTATAACAGAAATGGTTCTTTTGTGTCATGGAATATTAATGGACCAACAGACACAAGACCATTATATTGGGATTCTCCATTTTTTGAAACGAATGAAAACTTAAATTTTCAAACTAAAAATGCTACCTATGGTAGAATGGGTTTAAATTATACAGTTAATGATAATTTAAATGGATATATTGAACTAAGAAAAACATACAGTTCATATACATCAAATGACAGAACTGCTTTTGGCGGTCTAAATTTACCATCATACAGTGAAAGCGATAGTTTTGATTATAGAGATGAGGTATTTGGAATTATGAATTATTCAAAAGATTTAAGTGAAGATCTTGATTTCAATGCAAGTGCTGGTTTTGAATTGATCACTTTAGGAGGTGAAACATTGAATGGAAGTACTGTTGGAGGATTAACTACCTTAAATTTCTATAGTTTAAGTACCTCAGTTGACAGACCTACAGTAACAAACTCTCAATACAAACAAAAATCTCAAGGAGTATTTTCTAAAGTTTCTTTTGGATATAAAGACATGTTATTTGTAGACGGTTCTGCAAGATTTGACTGGGGTTCTACTGCAAATCCAAATGATAATAGAGTAGAAACATATGGTGGATCTGTGAGTTTTATTTTCTCTAAATTGATTCCACAAAACGACATTATTTCTTTCGGAAAATTAAGAGCTAGTGCTGCATCTGGACCATTTTTACCTGCAAGATACGTATTGAGCCCAACTTTTGATATTGGAACTCCTTATGGAAGTTCTGGTACTTTAAGCAGTCAAGGTACTTTTGCAAACCCACAATTATCTGGTGGACAAAGACAAGATTTTGAGTTTGGTACAGAGCTAAAATTATTTAATAATAAAGTAGATTTAGATGTGACCTACTTCAGCAGAAAAGATAAAAACTTACCATCAAGAGTATCTTTAGATGGATCTACTGGTTTTACTCAAACTTTCTTAAACAGCGGTCAACAAACATCAAGTGGTATAGAAATTGGTGTAAATTTCTCTCCAATCAAATCTGAAGATTTTGAGTGGAATGTATACTCTAACTTCTCTACATTAAAAAGAAAAGTAGACGCTATTGCTGATGGAGTTGATGTAAACGTATTATCAGAATCATGGAGAGGTATTCAATTACAAGAAAGAGTTGGTGAAGAATGGGGAGCTATCTATGGTAGAGCTTTCAGAAGAGATGCTGATGGAAATATGATTTTATCATCAACAGGAAATCCATTGTACGATACTAATCAATACTTAGGAAACGTATTACCAGATTTTACAGGAGGTTTATCAAACAACATTCGATACAAAAATTTCAATTTAGGATTTGATATTGATTTCCAAAGTGGTGGTAAAGTATTTTCTGTAACTAGAATGTTCAACAACTACTCTGGTTTAGGAATAGAAACTGTTGGTTTAAACAACTTAGGAAACCCTGTTAGAGACGCTGTAGCTGATGGTGGTGGTGTTTTAATTGAAGGTGTTGATGCTACTACAGGATTGCCAGCTTCATACAATGTAGAAGCGCAAACATATTGGGGTCGTTTATTTGCTTTGCACGAAAGATGGTTATATGATGCTTCTTATGTAAAATTAAGAACAGTAAGATTAGACTATGATTTGCCAGCAAAATTGTTAGAAAAAACTCCGTTTAAAAAATTAAATTTAGGGGTGTTTGCAAATAATGTTTGGTTAATTCATTCAGCTATCCCAGGATTAGATCCTTCTGAGATTGAAACTGCAAATGGTGTAAACTGGACAGAAGGAGGACAATTACCAAACGTACGTACGATTGGTATCAATGTTAGAATGACGTTTTAA
- the rpsL gene encoding 30S ribosomal protein S12 gives MPTIQQLVRKGRTKITKKSKSAALSSCPQRRGVCTRVYTTTPKKPNSAMRKVARVRLTNGNEINAYIPGEGHNLQEHSIVLVRGGRVKDLPGVKYHVVRGALDTAGVAGRTQRRSKYGAKRPKPGQAAAAPTKGKKK, from the coding sequence ATGCCAACTATTCAACAATTAGTTCGTAAAGGAAGAACCAAAATAACTAAGAAGAGTAAATCGGCTGCTTTGTCGTCTTGTCCTCAAAGACGTGGAGTTTGTACGCGAGTTTATACTACAACACCAAAAAAACCTAATTCTGCAATGCGTAAAGTTGCCAGAGTTAGATTGACAAATGGTAATGAGATAAACGCATACATTCCAGGTGAAGGACACAACTTACAAGAGCACTCGATAGTATTAGTTAGAGGTGGAAGAGTAAAAGATTTACCAGGTGTAAAGTATCACGTAGTTCGTGGAGCTTTAGATACAGCAGGTGTTGCAGGAAGAACGCAACGCAGATCTAAGTACGGAGCAAAACGTCCAAAACCAGGTCAAGCAGCTGCTGCACCAACAAAAGGTAAGAAAAAGTAA
- a CDS encoding SusD/RagB family nutrient-binding outer membrane lipoprotein, whose translation MKKINKIKLLILSVFITFTGCETVDFGDTNVDPNSPSNAVPSLLLTNVQRGINGVVSSTTSNLYVQYLSNGQYDEESRYQTLNWDPNGFYALMQDIKEIIRINTNADLKVGAQAYGSNGNQIAAATILKVYYFQLMTERWGYLPYSEANDAANNTKPKYDSQQDIYMGLLSELDSAIGMIDSGNGPDGDILFGGDMTRWRTFANTIKMVMGLRLSKADPTTGRTKFNEARTGAISSNAGNIQYTYLTEDTNDNPWQDHFVDQGRKDYLMSDVFVNALIGSGTNVAPEDPRLAKFADRATSSNTFVGAPYGKSNSATANYSFITSNIITKGDAPLMIYTYAEVLFARAEAAAKGWTTENAATLYAQGITASMQQWGVSASDITTYIAANPYTGIADIAYEKWVSLFMQGYNSWAEWRRFKAEGTDSKIPLIIAADLLSNATGIPQRHGYSATAGSLNEANYNAAIAAQGPDELDTKLWLFK comes from the coding sequence ATGAAAAAAATTAACAAAATAAAATTACTAATCCTTTCTGTATTTATAACATTTACAGGTTGTGAAACAGTAGATTTTGGAGATACGAATGTTGACCCAAATAGTCCGAGTAATGCCGTTCCATCACTTCTTTTAACAAATGTTCAAAGAGGTATAAATGGAGTTGTATCAAGCACTACTTCAAATTTATATGTTCAATATTTATCAAATGGACAATATGACGAAGAATCTAGATATCAAACTTTAAACTGGGATCCAAATGGTTTTTATGCTTTAATGCAAGATATCAAAGAAATCATCAGAATCAATACCAATGCTGACTTAAAAGTAGGAGCGCAAGCTTATGGTTCAAATGGAAATCAAATAGCTGCTGCAACAATTCTTAAAGTTTATTATTTCCAATTAATGACTGAAAGATGGGGTTATTTACCATACTCAGAAGCTAACGATGCTGCTAATAATACAAAACCAAAATATGACTCTCAACAAGATATCTATATGGGATTATTATCAGAATTAGATTCAGCAATTGGAATGATTGATTCAGGAAATGGTCCTGATGGAGACATTCTTTTTGGAGGAGATATGACAAGATGGAGAACTTTTGCCAACACCATTAAAATGGTAATGGGATTACGTTTATCAAAAGCAGATCCAACAACTGGTAGAACCAAATTTAATGAAGCAAGAACTGGAGCTATCTCTTCAAATGCAGGTAACATTCAATACACTTACCTAACTGAAGATACTAATGACAATCCATGGCAAGATCATTTTGTTGATCAAGGAAGAAAAGATTACTTAATGAGTGATGTTTTTGTAAATGCATTAATCGGTTCAGGAACAAATGTTGCTCCAGAAGATCCAAGACTAGCAAAATTTGCTGATCGTGCAACTTCTTCAAACACATTTGTAGGTGCTCCTTATGGAAAATCAAACTCAGCTACAGCAAATTATTCATTCATTACATCTAACATTATCACTAAAGGAGATGCTCCGTTGATGATTTACACTTATGCTGAAGTTTTATTTGCAAGAGCTGAAGCTGCTGCAAAAGGATGGACAACAGAAAATGCAGCTACACTATATGCTCAAGGAATCACTGCTTCAATGCAACAATGGGGTGTTAGCGCATCTGACATTACTACTTACATTGCAGCGAATCCATATACAGGAATCGCAGATATTGCATATGAAAAATGGGTTTCTTTATTCATGCAAGGCTACAACAGCTGGGCAGAATGGAGAAGATTCAAAGCTGAAGGTACTGACTCAAAAATTCCGTTAATTATTGCTGCAGATTTATTATCGAATGCAACTGGAATTCCTCAAAGACATGGATACTCAGCTACTGCAGGTTCATTAAATGAAGCAAACTATAATGCTGCAATTGCGGCGCAAGGACCAGACGAATTAGACACTAAACTGTGGCTATTTAAATAA
- the rpsG gene encoding 30S ribosomal protein S7, translating into MRKRRAKKRELLPDPKFNDQLVTRFVNNLMWDGKKSVAFKVFYDALDIVEQRKTDEEKSALEVWKEGLSNVMPHVEVRSRRVGGATFQIPMQIRPDRKVSMAIKWMITYTRKRNEKTMAQRLAAEILAAAKEEGAAVKKRMDTHKMAEANKAFSHFRF; encoded by the coding sequence ATGAGAAAAAGAAGAGCCAAAAAAAGAGAGCTTTTACCAGATCCAAAGTTCAATGACCAATTGGTTACACGTTTTGTAAATAACTTAATGTGGGATGGTAAAAAATCTGTGGCGTTTAAAGTATTTTACGATGCATTAGATATCGTAGAACAAAGAAAAACTGACGAAGAAAAGTCAGCTTTAGAAGTTTGGAAAGAAGGATTATCAAATGTAATGCCTCACGTAGAAGTTCGTTCAAGACGAGTTGGTGGTGCTACATTTCAAATCCCAATGCAAATTAGACCAGATCGTAAAGTGTCTATGGCAATAAAGTGGATGATTACGTACACAAGAAAACGTAATGAAAAAACCATGGCTCAGCGTTTAGCTGCTGAAATTTTAGCTGCGGCTAAAGAAGAAGGGGCTGCTGTTAAAAAAAGAATGGATACACATAAAATGGCAGAAGCTAATAAAGCATTCTCTCACTTCAGATTTTAA
- the fusA gene encoding elongation factor G — MARDLKYTRNIGIAAHIDAGKTTTTERILYYTGVSHKIGEVHDGAATMDWMEQEQERGITITSAATTCTWQFPTDNGKPVDNTMGYHFNIIDTPGHVDFTVEVNRSLRVLDGLVFLFSAVDGVEPQSETNWRLADNYKVPRIGFVNKMDRQGSDFMNVTKQVKEMLGSNAVPIVLPIGEEADFKGVVDLVKNRAIIWHDESLGATFDVVEIPEDLKEEAKQYRALLIEEVAGYDENLLEKFMEDEESITEEEIHAALRAAVMDMAIIPMICGSSFKNKGVQFLLDAVCRYLPSPLDREKIVGTNPETGMEVSRKPDAKEPFAALAFKIATDPFVGRLAFFRAYSGRLDAGSYVLNNTSGKKERISRIYQMHANKQNAIDFIEAGDIGAAVGFKSIKTGDTLSDEKHPIVLESMNFPDPVIGIAVEPKTKADVDKLGMALSKLAEEDPTFTVRTDEASGQTIISGMGELHLDIIVDRLKREFKVDVNQGQPQVEYKEAITAAAEHREVYKKQSGGRGKFADIVFRMEPADAGVQGLQFESVIKGGNIPKEFIPSIEKGFKEAMKNGPLAGYEMDSMKITVLDGSFHAVDSDQLSFELAAKMGYKAAAKSARAKIMEPIMKLEVLTPEENMGDIVGDLNRRRGQVSDMSDRAGSKVVKATVPLSEMFGYVTALRTMSSGRATSTMEFSHYEETPTNIAESVIAAAKG, encoded by the coding sequence ATGGCAAGAGACTTAAAATACACAAGAAATATTGGTATTGCAGCGCATATTGATGCTGGAAAAACTACGACTACAGAACGTATTTTGTACTACACAGGTGTTTCTCATAAAATTGGTGAAGTACATGATGGAGCTGCAACAATGGACTGGATGGAGCAAGAGCAAGAAAGAGGTATTACAATTACTTCAGCAGCAACAACTTGTACATGGCAATTTCCAACTGATAATGGTAAACCAGTAGACAATACTATGGGATATCATTTCAATATTATTGATACTCCTGGTCACGTAGACTTTACAGTAGAGGTTAACAGATCTTTACGTGTTTTAGATGGTTTGGTTTTCTTATTTTCTGCAGTTGATGGTGTTGAGCCGCAATCTGAAACTAACTGGAGATTAGCTGATAATTACAAAGTGCCAAGAATTGGTTTCGTAAATAAAATGGATCGTCAAGGATCAGATTTTATGAACGTAACCAAGCAAGTAAAAGAAATGTTAGGTTCTAATGCTGTGCCTATTGTATTGCCTATTGGTGAAGAAGCTGATTTTAAAGGTGTAGTTGATTTAGTTAAAAATAGAGCTATAATTTGGCATGATGAGTCTTTAGGAGCAACTTTTGATGTTGTTGAAATTCCTGAAGATTTAAAAGAAGAAGCAAAACAATACAGAGCATTGTTAATTGAAGAGGTTGCAGGTTATGATGAAAATCTTCTTGAAAAATTCATGGAGGACGAAGAATCTATTACTGAAGAAGAAATTCATGCTGCATTAAGAGCTGCTGTTATGGATATGGCAATCATTCCAATGATCTGTGGTTCATCTTTCAAAAATAAAGGAGTTCAATTTTTATTAGATGCTGTTTGTAGATATTTACCTTCTCCTTTAGATAGAGAGAAAATTGTGGGTACAAACCCTGAAACAGGAATGGAAGTATCTAGAAAACCAGATGCAAAAGAGCCATTTGCTGCTTTAGCTTTTAAAATTGCAACAGATCCTTTCGTAGGACGTTTGGCTTTCTTTAGAGCTTATTCAGGAAGACTTGATGCTGGTTCTTATGTGTTAAACAATACCTCTGGAAAGAAAGAGCGTATTTCAAGAATTTATCAAATGCATGCGAATAAGCAAAATGCAATTGATTTTATTGAAGCTGGTGATATTGGTGCTGCTGTTGGATTTAAGTCAATTAAAACAGGTGATACACTTTCTGATGAAAAACATCCAATTGTTTTAGAATCAATGAATTTTCCTGATCCTGTAATTGGTATCGCTGTTGAGCCTAAAACAAAAGCTGATGTAGATAAATTAGGAATGGCTTTATCAAAATTAGCTGAAGAAGATCCTACATTTACTGTAAGAACAGACGAGGCTTCTGGTCAAACTATCATTTCAGGTATGGGTGAGTTACACTTAGATATCATTGTAGATCGTTTGAAACGTGAGTTTAAAGTTGATGTAAATCAAGGTCAGCCACAAGTTGAGTATAAAGAAGCTATTACAGCTGCCGCAGAGCATAGAGAAGTTTATAAAAAGCAATCTGGTGGACGTGGTAAATTTGCGGATATCGTTTTCAGAATGGAGCCTGCAGATGCTGGAGTACAAGGTTTACAATTTGAGTCTGTAATCAAAGGTGGAAACATTCCAAAAGAATTTATTCCTTCTATTGAAAAAGGATTTAAAGAAGCAATGAAAAATGGTCCTTTAGCTGGTTATGAAATGGATTCTATGAAAATCACTGTATTAGATGGTTCTTTCCATGCTGTCGATTCTGATCAATTGTCATTCGAATTAGCTGCAAAAATGGGTTACAAAGCTGCCGCAAAATCTGCAAGAGCAAAAATTATGGAGCCTATAATGAAGCTAGAAGTATTGACACCAGAAGAAAATATGGGAGATATTGTAGGTGATTTAAATAGAAGAAGAGGTCAAGTATCAGACATGTCTGATAGAGCTGGTTCAAAAGTTGTTAAAGCTACAGTACCATTATCAGAAATGTTTGGTTATGTAACAGCTTTAAGAACAATGTCTTCAGGTAGAGCTACATCAACAATGGAGTTCTCACACTATGAAGAAACTCCTACTAACATAGCTGAATCAGTAATTGCTGCTGCAAAAGGATAA